In Candidatus Neomarinimicrobiota bacterium, the genomic window CAGCCCTGATCCCAATCACGGTAGCCGGAATGAAGGTCACTGAGGAAGTATTCAAAGCCATGAAGGTGGCCATGGCGTTGGTAGCTGTATCCTTGACCTTATTCAAAGTTTGCAGTTCCTGCATGGCTTTCAGACCCAGGGGTGTGGCAGCATTTCCCAGACCCAGCATGTTGGCGGCAATGTTCATGACCATGGCACCCATGGCAGGGTGATCAGCTGGCACATCCGGAAACAAGCGCACCATGACAGGACGAACTGCCCGGGCAAAGATCTTGACCAAACCGGATTCCTCTGCAATCTTCATCAGTCCTAACCAGAGAGCCATGATCCCAATCAGACCAATAGCCAGATTTACAGCTGCTTTGGCAGAGGTGAACAAAGCCTTGGTCAGATCAGTGAGCGGGACAAAGCTGGGATCCATAACCAGTCCGGAAGCAGCGCTATAATCAAGCCCCAGGCACTGGAAGGCAGCAACCAGAATACCTCCTCCCATCAAGACGATCCAAATAGTATTAATCATAGCGGTGTCCCTTTCTCTACTTCAGGCGTTTGGTTTTAGTTCTAGCTATGTAATTGTCGATCATACGTCGTCGATAGCGTCGCAGGAACAGAGCAAAAATGATAACCCCAATGGCGTATCCGATGGCGGCGGCTAAAGACATAGGTAATACCATATTCAGTTCCAAATTCTCCA contains:
- a CDS encoding nucleoside recognition domain-containing protein, which translates into the protein MINTIWIVLMGGGILVAAFQCLGLDYSAASGLVMDPSFVPLTDLTKALFTSAKAAVNLAIGLIGIMALWLGLMKIAEESGLVKIFARAVRPVMVRLFPDVPADHPAMGAMVMNIAANMLGLGNAATPLGLKAMQELQTLNKVKDTATNAMATFMALNTSSVTFIPATVIGIRAAANASNPAEIIGPVILATGVSTTVAIIMIKLLQKLPKYRMPVPEGEEV